A segment of the Bacillus licheniformis DSM 13 = ATCC 14580 genome:
ATTTGAAAATCGAGCGGGTTATAGGAAATATCTTTATCGCTTTTATTTTCTATGTTAAGTGTTGCAACTACATATTCATTACCGTTGTTTGGTTTGAAATATTCATTGCCCATCGATTTTTTAACGTTAGTAACTGTGATGTGTGTGCCGTCAAGATCAGCTGTTTCATTTAAACCGAATTCAGTTTTTTCTTTGGCATCGTCATTGCTTTTTTCTTCGCTAGTTTTTGCGGCTGTCGTCTTTGCGCTGCTTCCGGACGATTTGCTCTCTTGAGTAGAAGAGCCGCTTGAAGCGAACATCATGACGAATACGATGGAGCCAATAATCGTGACATAGAACCACCATTTTTATAGACAAGGCCTTTATTCCCGCCGCTGAACAATGCTTTACATCCGCCGATTAAAAGCAGGATAAGCGGAACGATATATGCCAGGCTGACGCCGACAGTTCCTCCTATTGCAGCAGCGATATAAAAAGGTTGCTATCTGCGCTGGCCATTGTCGGTGCATGTATCGTAATGTCCACCTCATAATCTATGTAATAATGTCTGAAACATAATAATCCAAAAAAAGGAAAAAGTCTATTTTATTATGATATTTTAATCGTCAGAGCTTTAAGGACTATTTTCGACTTTTTTAATATCGTTTAAATTTTGAGTTTGTTTAATGTTTTTCAGAAGAATCATTCATGGATTCTAAAGAAAAAATATTCTGAAAGAAGAAACCGTCCTTTCCATCCTATGACGCTTGAATAATTTGAGGTTTTCGAAAAATCCTTATATAGAGCGGGTTTTAACGGTTTTGACCAAACTGAAATTTGTTTCCTTAAATAAAAAAAGTTCTACTCTGACTATATTTCTGCAAGAAGTGAATCATGTTTCTATAGACTCACTCAAGTTTTGCTTTGTATGATTAAAAGCGAAAACTCGGATGGGAAAGGAAGCTTTTTATGGAACGGTATGATGAATTAAAAAAAGGTGAAACCGGGGCATGGGTCAGCATCATCGCTTACCTTGTACTGTCGGCTGTTAAATTGGCCGTCGGGCTTGCATTTCACTCCGAAGCCCTCAGAGCCGACGGACTGAACAATACAACCGATATTATCGCCTCATTAGCGGTGCTGATCGGCCTCAGGATTTCGCAGAAGCCGCCTGATGAAGACCATCCGTACGGACATTTCCGCGCTGAGACGATCGCCTCGATGATCGCTTCATTTATCATGATGGTGGTCGGTCTTGAAGTGCTGTACAGCTCGGGCGAAATGCTGTTTAATCCGAAGGAAACGACACCGGACATGATTGCGGCCTGGACGGCTGCAGGCAGCGCCGTCGTGATGTTTTTGGTTTTCCTCTACAATAAAAGGCTGGCAAAAAAGGTGAACAGCCATGCCCTCTATGCAGCCGCCGCCGATAATAAATCAGATGCCTATGTCAGCATCGGAACATTCGCAGGCATCTTTGCTTCGCAATTTAACCTTGCATGGGTCGATACGGCAGCCGCGTTTATCATTGGATTAATCATCTGCAAAACGGCTTGGGGGATTTTTAAAGAGGCGGCCCATTCCTTGACGGACGGATTCGATATTAAACATATTTCAACCTATAAAGAAACGATCCGGAAAGTTCCCGGCGTCGGCAACATCAAAGATGTAAAAGCGCGTTATTTGGGCAGCGCCATCCACGTGGAAATTATCGTGGAGGTAAGGTCAGATCTCAACATTGCAGAAAGCCATGACATCGCCGATGAAATAGAGAGAAGAATGCAGGAGGAGCACTCGATCGTTCATTCCCATGTTCACATAGAGCCTTCTAAAGAAAAATAAAAAGCGGTCACTGACCGCTTTTTTTTACTTTCATCACTCTGTAAATTCGAAATGAAAAAAGACAAAATTCTATTTTCCGCCAGTCAGTTGTTTTCTGGGAGCACATCGTTTATGGTAAAGTTAAATAAATTCGATTCGTCAGCAATGAGGAGGAAGAGGATGTCATACGAAGAAATGCTGCATCCCGTTTTGGGAAAAGTAGCTGATAATATTGACAAAGTAATGGTAGGAAAGAAACATATTGCCGTTTTAAGCCTGACTGCCATTCTTGCAAACGGACACGTTCTGCTGGAAGACGTACCCGGCGTCGGAAAGACGATGATGGTTCGCACCCTGGCAAAATCAACAGGCGCTGAATTTAAAAGAATCCAGTTTACGCCTGATTTACTGCCTTCAGATGTAACAGGGGTTTCCATATATAATCCAAAAACGCTGGAATTTGAATACCGTTCAGGTCCGATTATGGGGGACATCATCCTCGCCGATGAAATCAACAGAACATCGCCGAAAACCCAGTCGGCGCTTCTGGAAGCGATGGAAGAAGGAAGTGTGACAGTAGACGGTGTGACAATGCCGCTCTCAAAGCCTTTTTTTGTGATGGCCACGCAAAACCCTGTCGAGTATGAGGGGACATACCCGCTGCCGGAAGCTCAGCTTGACCGCTTTTTATTCAAGCTGAGAATGGGATATCCGACAGTCCGCGAAGAGCTTCAAGTGCTCGATCTTCAGGAAAACCGCAGCCCCATTGAGGAAATTGAGCCTGTCATAGAGAAGGAAGAGCTTGCCGCATTTCAAAAAGAAGCTGAAAAGGTGTATGTAGACGCTGCGATTAAAGAATACATTGTTGGGATCACCCAAAAAACGAGGAGTCATTCCGCCGTTTATCTCGGGGTGAGTCCGCGCGGCTCAATCGCCTTGATGAAGGCGGCTCAGGCGTTTGCATT
Coding sequences within it:
- a CDS encoding AAA family ATPase, whose product is MSYEEMLHPVLGKVADNIDKVMVGKKHIAVLSLTAILANGHVLLEDVPGVGKTMMVRTLAKSTGAEFKRIQFTPDLLPSDVTGVSIYNPKTLEFEYRSGPIMGDIILADEINRTSPKTQSALLEAMEEGSVTVDGVTMPLSKPFFVMATQNPVEYEGTYPLPEAQLDRFLFKLRMGYPTVREELQVLDLQENRSPIEEIEPVIEKEELAAFQKEAEKVYVDAAIKEYIVGITQKTRSHSAVYLGVSPRGSIALMKAAQAFAFLYNRDYVIPDDIQYLAPFTLAHRMILRSEAKFEGKRPEAVLQDIMSKTEVPVGRPMSS
- a CDS encoding DUF4352 domain-containing protein, translating into MMFASSGSSTQESKSSGSSAKTTAAKTSEEKSNDDAKEKTEFGLNETADLDGTHITVTNVKKSMGNEYFKPNNGNEYVVATLNIENKSDKDISYNPLDFQIQNEDGQITHNTFGPSDDNDLSSGNLTPNGKVSGTITFETKKSKTYKVIYTPEFWNDKKITFNLK
- a CDS encoding cation diffusion facilitator family transporter, whose protein sequence is MERYDELKKGETGAWVSIIAYLVLSAVKLAVGLAFHSEALRADGLNNTTDIIASLAVLIGLRISQKPPDEDHPYGHFRAETIASMIASFIMMVVGLEVLYSSGEMLFNPKETTPDMIAAWTAAGSAVVMFLVFLYNKRLAKKVNSHALYAAAADNKSDAYVSIGTFAGIFASQFNLAWVDTAAAFIIGLIICKTAWGIFKEAAHSLTDGFDIKHISTYKETIRKVPGVGNIKDVKARYLGSAIHVEIIVEVRSDLNIAESHDIADEIERRMQEEHSIVHSHVHIEPSKEK